From the genome of Biomphalaria glabrata chromosome 17, xgBioGlab47.1, whole genome shotgun sequence, one region includes:
- the LOC106071473 gene encoding uncharacterized protein LOC106071473 — protein MANVCFVLGLISSALSLICVLVAMASSQWLQIRIHSFESDVGLMRHCEPRNSYCGEMEKLDALVDIHYAAWFRSIQALYLLHCLGMLFSTVMYILYAIRFLESKGSFRVLTAFNFLALAAGVYSVTMFGMNHRAYFSIPAGAPEESALLGYGFYMAITGCCISLLAMLFSAMEASHAVDLLQNMQNRLTVWTTPYTLFVDQEA, from the exons atggcgaatgtttgttttgttttgggttTGATTTCTTCGGCATTGAGCCTGATATGTGTCTTGGTTGCCATGGCCAGTTCTCAATGGCTTCAAATAAGAATACATTCGTTTGAATCTGACGTTGGATTAATGAGACACTGTGAACCTAGAAATTCTTATTGTGGTGAAATGGAAAAACTTGATGCCCTTGTTGACATTCACTATGCAG CTTGGTTCAGATCAATTCAGGCATTGTATCTTCTGCATTGTCTTGGGATGCTTTTCTCCACTGTGATGTACATCCTGTATGCTATCCGTTTCTTGGAATCAAAGGGCAGTTTCAGAGTGCTTACagcatttaattttctagctt TGGCTGCAGGTGTTTACTCAGTGACCATGTTTGGTATGAATCACAGAGCCTACTTCAGTATCCCAGCAGGTGCTCCAGAGGAGAGCGCATTGTTGGGTTATGGCTTCTACATGGCCATCACAGGTTGCTGCATTTCTTTACTGGCTATGCTGTTTTCAGCCATGGAAGCCAGCCATGCTGTGGATTTACTGCAAAATATGCAGAATCGCTTAACAGTTTGGACCACCCCATACACCCTTTTTGTTGACCAAGAAGCTTAA